In Mycolicibacterium alvei, a single window of DNA contains:
- a CDS encoding 3-hydroxybutyryl-CoA dehydrogenase — protein MSNQIERVGVIGAGQMGAGIAEVSARAGVDVLVFETSDALVTAGRNRMTKSLERAVSAGKVTEREKDAALDKLKFTTTIDDLADRQLVIEAVIEDENVKAKIFADLDRVITDPDAVLASNTSSIPIMKLAAATQNPARVLGLHFFNPVPVLPLVELVSTLVTADAAAARVEEFAGTVLGKQVVRCSDRSGFVVNALLVPYLLAAVRMVEGGFATIDDVDKAVVAGLSHPMGPLRLSDLVGLDTLKLIADKMFDEFKEPLYAAPPLLLRMVEAGQLGKKSGQGFYKY, from the coding sequence ATGAGCAATCAAATTGAACGTGTAGGTGTGATCGGTGCCGGCCAGATGGGCGCGGGTATCGCCGAGGTGTCCGCCCGTGCCGGCGTGGACGTGCTGGTGTTCGAGACCTCCGACGCCCTGGTCACCGCGGGGCGCAACCGCATGACCAAATCACTCGAGCGCGCGGTGAGCGCGGGCAAGGTCACCGAGCGGGAGAAGGACGCCGCGCTGGACAAGCTGAAGTTCACCACCACGATCGACGATCTGGCCGACCGGCAACTGGTCATCGAGGCCGTGATCGAAGACGAAAACGTCAAGGCAAAGATCTTCGCCGATCTGGATCGCGTGATCACCGACCCCGACGCGGTGCTCGCGTCCAACACCTCGAGCATCCCGATCATGAAACTCGCAGCGGCTACCCAGAATCCTGCCAGGGTGTTGGGCCTGCACTTTTTCAACCCGGTTCCGGTTTTGCCGTTGGTCGAATTGGTCAGCACCCTGGTGACCGCTGACGCGGCCGCTGCGCGTGTCGAGGAATTCGCCGGCACGGTTCTCGGGAAGCAGGTTGTGCGTTGTTCTGACCGGTCCGGTTTCGTGGTCAACGCGTTGCTGGTTCCGTACCTCTTGGCGGCGGTCCGGATGGTCGAAGGTGGCTTTGCCACAATTGACGATGTCGACAAAGCTGTGGTCGCCGGGTTGTCTCACCCGATGGGGCCGCTGCGGCTGTCCGATCTGGTCGGGTTGGACACGCTCAAGCTCATCGCCGACAAGATGTTTGACGAGTTCAAAGAGCCGCTGTACGCCGCACCGCCGCTGCTGCTGCGCATGGTGGAGGCGGGACAGCTCGGCAAAAAATCCGGCCAGGGCTTTTACAAGTACTGA